The Leptidea sinapis chromosome 15, ilLepSina1.1, whole genome shotgun sequence genome window below encodes:
- the LOC126968403 gene encoding uncharacterized protein LOC126968403 produces the protein MLLTICKSCQSCLETMYWNCCEERFCFDKNIAKYNLESSTLYTNGYGNMGANVGDVVTGQPMNNNHLPQTAIIGREINELPLHVDKLYEVFSKSLIFRDDQELKNASTNTLDEYETKSEPDYLSDKPNRTKVYFEDEVDSPVTDFEIMFKDELLASYDMFKIEEEEEEDTKSQDTEEGLTMNVSVKKQDVIKPSTITLKDETKITKQTPIYEYDPVSVLTLPSAFGLPRVESVKSILRTNSAKTLDRIDSGSKLRPSLSRNESLKNIDPQKITKVLARVPHRSASFLNIPAHLAPEKPPLMKSKSTVGVPSLAESELKLSSLPDTPIIKSNNLPRFFADTPSSIPEYKGETSLQSIQQKTALKFKENDFSMPRYYGTVKADPIPVQESKSMPDLRNPITTGKVSSRLAKFRGKLNPLVIRKSSEEKL, from the exons TTTGGAAAGCAGCACCCTGTATACAAATGGGTACGGCAACATGGGCGCTAATGTCGGGGACGTGGTGACGGGTCAGCCAATGAACAACAACCATTTGCCACAGACAGCGATCATTGGAAGAGAAATAAACGAGCTGCCTTTGCATGTCGATAAATTATATGAG GTTTTCTCCAAATCTCTTATATTCAGAGATGACCAAGAACTGAAGAATGCAAGCACGAATACTCTAGACGAATACGAAACTAAGTCAGAACCAGACTATCTATCTGATAAGCCAAATAGAACCAAAGTATATTTCGAAGACGAAGTAGACTCGCCTGTAACAGACTTTGAAATAATGTTCAAAGATGAACTCTTAGCTAGTTATGATATGTTCAAGAttgaggaagaagaagaagaggatACGAAGAGCCAAGATACTGAAGAAGGTCTTACAATGAATGTTTCTGTTAAGAAACAAGACGTTATAAAACCAAGTACAATTACACTGAAAGATGAAACTAAAATTACCAAACAAACCCCTATTTACGAATACGACCCTGTTTCTGTTTTAACCCTGCCTTCTGCCTTTGGATTACCTAGAGTTGAAAGTGTTAAGAGTATTTTGAGAACAAACAGTGCAAAAACATTGGATCGTATTGACAGTGGAAGTAAATTAAGACCTTCATTGAGTAGAAATGAGAGCCTTAAGAATATAGACCCTCAAAAAATTACCAAAGTATTAGCAAGAGTGCCACATAGAAGTGCATCGTTCTTAAATATACCGGCACATTTAGCCCCAGAAAAACCACCGCTAATGAAAAGTAAATCTACGGTTGGAGTACCATCTTTAGCTGAAAGTGAATTGAAATTGAGCTCACTGCCAGatacacctattataaaaagcAATAACTTACCCCGTTTCTTCGCCGATACACCATCATCGATACCCGAGTATAAAGGTGAAACAAGTTTACAAAGCATCCAACAGAAAACTGCACTCAAGTTCAAAGAAAATGACTTTAGCATGCCCAGGTATTACGGAACGGTGAAAGCTGATCCAATCCCTGTACAAGAAAGTAAATCTATGCCGGATTTAAGAAATCCTATAACAACTGGTAAAGTAAGTAGCCGTCTAGCCAAATTTAGAGGTAAATTGAACCCATTAGTTATTCGAAAAAGTTCTGaagaaaaactttaa